In Bombus fervidus isolate BK054 chromosome 13, iyBomFerv1, whole genome shotgun sequence, a single genomic region encodes these proteins:
- the Gos28 gene encoding golgi SNAP receptor complex member Gos28 isoform X1, with amino-acid sequence MANALDAVDWEDLRRQARHLENEIDAKLVAFSKLGVNSGSKLVNADEEPLLDEEHVFDNMASEIEALLAKLFSINERMSKLQPNGAAMLHTMQRHKDILKDYKLEFNKIRNNFDARRDREDLLGSVRKEIDNYKSVSGLNRREMYMKENQHIHNSDHLLNDQISIAMETRDHLMTQRQTFKRIQTRLNDISNRFPAVNSLVQRINLRKRRDSLIVGLIIGFCTFLMLLYAFH; translated from the exons ATCTTAGAAGGCAAGCAAGACACCTGGAAAATGAGATTGATGCAAAACTGGTAGCATTCAGTAAGCTTGGTGTCAATAGTGGATCCAAGCTTGTTAATGCAGATGAAGAACCTCTTTTAGATGAAGAACATGTCTTTGATAATATGGCGTCTGAAATAGAAGCATTATTGGCTAAG TTGTTTTCTATAAATGAAAGAATGAGCAAATTACAACCAAACGGTGCTGCAATGTTGCATACAATGCAACGTCACAAAGACATATTGAAAGATTATAAATTGGAATTcaacaaaattagaaataattttgatgCAAGAAGAGATAGAGAAGATTTACTAGGTAGTGTTCGTAAAGAAATCGA TAACTACAAAAGTGTAAGTGGACTGAATCGTCGGGAAAtgtatatgaaagaaaatcaaCACATTCACAA TTCGGATCATTTGCTTAATGATCAAATAAGCATAGCAATGGAAACGCGAGATCATCTGATGACTCAAAGACAAACGTTCAAACGTATACAGACCAGGCTAAATGACATTTCAAATCGATTTCCAGCAGTAAATAGTCTAGTGCAAAGGATAAATTTACGTAAAAGACGCGATTCACTTATAGTCGGCCTTATTATCGGATTTTGCACGTTTCTCATGCTGCTCTATGCTTTTCACTAA
- the Gos28 gene encoding golgi SNAP receptor complex member Gos28 isoform X2, producing MANALDAVDWEDLRRQARHLENEIDAKLVAFSKLGVNSGSKLVNADEEPLLDEEHVFDNMASEIEALLAKLFSINERMSKLQPNGAAMLHTMQRHKDILKDYKLEFNKIRNNFDARRDREDLLGSVRKEIDVSGLNRREMYMKENQHIHNSDHLLNDQISIAMETRDHLMTQRQTFKRIQTRLNDISNRFPAVNSLVQRINLRKRRDSLIVGLIIGFCTFLMLLYAFH from the exons ATCTTAGAAGGCAAGCAAGACACCTGGAAAATGAGATTGATGCAAAACTGGTAGCATTCAGTAAGCTTGGTGTCAATAGTGGATCCAAGCTTGTTAATGCAGATGAAGAACCTCTTTTAGATGAAGAACATGTCTTTGATAATATGGCGTCTGAAATAGAAGCATTATTGGCTAAG TTGTTTTCTATAAATGAAAGAATGAGCAAATTACAACCAAACGGTGCTGCAATGTTGCATACAATGCAACGTCACAAAGACATATTGAAAGATTATAAATTGGAATTcaacaaaattagaaataattttgatgCAAGAAGAGATAGAGAAGATTTACTAGGTAGTGTTCGTAAAGAAATCGA TGTAAGTGGACTGAATCGTCGGGAAAtgtatatgaaagaaaatcaaCACATTCACAA TTCGGATCATTTGCTTAATGATCAAATAAGCATAGCAATGGAAACGCGAGATCATCTGATGACTCAAAGACAAACGTTCAAACGTATACAGACCAGGCTAAATGACATTTCAAATCGATTTCCAGCAGTAAATAGTCTAGTGCAAAGGATAAATTTACGTAAAAGACGCGATTCACTTATAGTCGGCCTTATTATCGGATTTTGCACGTTTCTCATGCTGCTCTATGCTTTTCACTAA